A section of the Clostridium felsineum DSM 794 genome encodes:
- a CDS encoding GNAT family N-acetyltransferase: protein MEKIVIRGKEYRFIKDYKDNNSLRNSLNLLTQSIFGFNFEVWYTEGFWGDFYIPYSIFDNDKIVANVSVSVMDCEVLNEVKRYVQLGTVMTDVNYRNQGLSEYLINKVIEEWKNKSDMIYLFANDSVLKFYPKFGFEVACEYEYSKKINSKNNTIKAKKLDMSLKESKELFLRSVVTSNTMAKISVLKNTSLAMFYCGYSMSDQVYYIEDYSAVAVAEFYDNILKLKEVFCTEETDIDKIINKLAYNGIKKVVFGFTPKRTEDYEVKILKEENLTLFVMKENSKLFKNNKLMFPLLSHT from the coding sequence GTGGAGAAAATAGTAATTAGAGGAAAAGAGTATAGATTTATAAAGGATTATAAAGATAATAATTCACTTAGAAATAGCTTAAACTTATTAACTCAAAGTATATTTGGTTTTAATTTTGAGGTTTGGTATACTGAGGGGTTCTGGGGTGATTTTTATATACCCTATTCAATTTTTGATAATGATAAAATTGTAGCAAATGTTTCTGTTAGTGTTATGGATTGTGAAGTGTTAAATGAAGTTAAAAGGTATGTACAACTAGGAACAGTAATGACGGATGTTAATTATAGAAATCAAGGCTTATCAGAATATCTTATAAATAAAGTTATAGAGGAATGGAAAAATAAATCTGATATGATATACTTATTTGCCAACGATAGTGTTTTGAAGTTTTATCCTAAGTTTGGTTTTGAAGTTGCATGTGAGTATGAATATTCAAAGAAAATAAACAGTAAAAACAATACTATTAAGGCTAAAAAATTAGATATGTCATTAAAAGAGAGTAAAGAACTATTTTTGAGAAGTGTAGTAACGTCAAATACAATGGCTAAAATATCAGTATTAAAAAATACGTCATTAGCTATGTTTTATTGTGGTTATTCCATGAGTGACCAGGTGTATTATATAGAAGATTATTCAGCTGTAGCTGTAGCTGAATTTTATGATAATATTTTAAAATTAAAAGAAGTATTTTGCACAGAGGAAACAGATATAGATAAGATTATTAATAAGCTTGCGTATAATGGTATAAAGAAGGTTGTTTTTGGATTTACGCCTAAAAGAACAGAAGATTATGAAGTGAAAATATTAAAAGAAGAAAATTTAACTTTATTTGTAATGAAAGAGAATTCTAAGTTATTTAAAAACAATAAATTGATGTTCCCTTTATTATCTCATACTTAA
- a CDS encoding fumarylacetoacetate hydrolase family protein — protein sequence MRLKKVKIQGSEKCTLCVLKDDIWLSFEALLKGVPNDGTKERFRLEKVSDDLIEFLKDIKILKPKLEELIEAAKASKVKLTLKGEEVIPFRPLLYRDFMLGERHLINSSRGFTKRMLPKVMPLVKIYESITRKPFPAFLPKKPWYDNPVYYKGNHLSFFTDGDTIKYPKYAEIKDYELELGMIITKDILNVTEKEGFDAIGAFCVFNDFSARNVQLDEMKKTGFGPCKSKDFASAISSEVVTSDEILPILDTLKARVFVNGKKASEGKLNEFYHSLGRAVSYASKGEKVYAGEFMATGTIPNCCGMENDVLLEGGDTIRLEIDKVGELTNIIGKTSL from the coding sequence ATGAGATTAAAAAAAGTAAAAATTCAGGGTAGTGAAAAATGTACGCTATGTGTATTAAAGGATGATATATGGCTTTCATTTGAAGCCCTACTTAAAGGTGTACCTAATGATGGTACTAAGGAGCGTTTTAGACTTGAAAAAGTATCAGATGACCTTATTGAATTTTTAAAAGATATAAAAATTCTTAAACCTAAACTTGAAGAATTAATAGAAGCTGCAAAAGCTAGTAAGGTTAAATTAACGCTAAAGGGCGAAGAAGTTATTCCATTTAGACCATTACTTTATCGTGATTTTATGCTTGGAGAACGTCACTTAATTAATAGTTCACGTGGATTTACCAAGCGTATGCTTCCTAAGGTTATGCCATTAGTGAAAATTTATGAAAGTATAACACGAAAGCCTTTTCCTGCTTTTTTACCTAAAAAACCTTGGTATGATAACCCAGTATATTATAAAGGCAATCATTTATCCTTTTTTACTGATGGGGATACTATAAAATATCCTAAATATGCTGAAATAAAGGATTATGAGCTCGAGCTAGGTATGATTATTACTAAAGATATATTGAATGTTACTGAAAAGGAAGGCTTTGATGCAATAGGAGCATTTTGTGTATTTAATGATTTTAGTGCACGTAATGTACAGTTAGATGAGATGAAGAAAACAGGATTTGGTCCATGTAAATCAAAGGATTTTGCAAGTGCAATTTCTTCAGAGGTTGTAACATCAGATGAAATACTGCCAATTTTAGATACATTAAAGGCAAGAGTTTTTGTAAACGGTAAAAAAGCTTCAGAAGGGAAATTAAATGAATTTTATCATTCCTTGGGAAGAGCCGTTAGTTATGCATCTAAAGGAGAGAAGGTTTATGCAGGAGAATTTATGGCTACAGGTACTATTCCAAATTGCTGCGGTATGGAAAATGATGTACTTTTAGAAGGTGGAGATACTATCAGACTTGAAATTGATAAGGTAGGAGAACTTACCAACATAATAGGCAAAACATCATTATAA
- a CDS encoding helix-turn-helix transcriptional regulator — MKTKIHELRKQHKLSQEELALAVGVTRQTITSLECEKYTASLVLAYKIAKYFDLTIEEVFDFSNIEEEL, encoded by the coding sequence TTGAAGACAAAAATTCATGAACTAAGAAAGCAGCATAAGTTATCTCAAGAGGAACTAGCTTTAGCAGTTGGTGTAACCAGACAGACTATTACATCTTTAGAATGTGAAAAGTATACGGCATCTTTAGTTCTTGCTTATAAAATAGCTAAGTATTTTGATTTAACAATCGAAGAGGTTTTTGATTTTTCTAATATAGAGGAGGAATTATAA
- a CDS encoding MATE family efflux transporter, with amino-acid sequence MEKNSKLVMMEKGEIWKVLLKLGIPTMVGMMISALFVSVDGYFVGNLGKQQMAAVTVTTPLTYIITGLGSLLGGGGSIYIAKLLGQKNYKKANDAGSVIMDTSLIVGVIFVAILLIFMNPILRGLGASNTDIVFAKQYAQIFSISLFFNLFNVTCNNMLASEGATMYSMVAMLVSGISNVFLNPVFIYGLHMGIRGSGTATLVANILTTLVYLYYIGAKKGSVRYNFLNFKPVKEYYVETAKVGVVLMIFQLLYSASIAITNVLGAGYGDACVAAIGIEVRITSLGFMAITGFTKGFQSFVGFSFGAKAFDRVRSSKNIALIWTTAFCVICSVLMIIFAKPLVAIFNNDAQVVSIGVKALVYYSVTFMGMGFIMVYTLLFLATNQAKYGGIVSLARQGVILIPGLFILNAIFGMQGILLAQPLADGLTVLLILLLAYKSSKKLNQVAANA; translated from the coding sequence ATGGAGAAAAATAGTAAACTGGTCATGATGGAGAAGGGAGAAATATGGAAGGTACTTTTAAAGCTTGGAATTCCTACAATGGTAGGTATGATGATATCTGCATTATTTGTTTCTGTTGATGGATATTTTGTTGGTAATTTAGGAAAGCAACAAATGGCAGCAGTTACGGTTACAACTCCATTAACTTATATTATTACAGGACTTGGTTCTCTTCTTGGTGGTGGTGGTTCAATATACATTGCAAAACTGCTTGGTCAGAAAAATTACAAAAAAGCAAACGATGCTGGATCTGTTATTATGGATACTTCATTAATTGTTGGAGTTATTTTTGTAGCTATATTATTAATTTTTATGAACCCAATATTGAGAGGTCTTGGAGCAAGTAATACAGATATAGTATTTGCAAAACAATATGCCCAAATTTTTTCGATTTCATTGTTTTTTAATCTTTTTAACGTAACATGTAATAATATGTTAGCATCTGAGGGTGCAACAATGTATAGTATGGTTGCAATGCTTGTAAGTGGAATTTCAAATGTTTTTCTAAACCCAGTATTTATTTATGGACTTCATATGGGAATAAGAGGTTCTGGTACTGCAACTCTTGTAGCTAACATACTTACAACTTTAGTTTATTTATATTATATTGGAGCCAAAAAAGGTAGTGTTAGATATAATTTTTTAAACTTTAAACCAGTTAAAGAGTATTATGTAGAAACTGCAAAGGTTGGAGTTGTTCTTATGATCTTCCAATTACTTTATAGTGCCTCAATAGCTATAACTAATGTACTTGGTGCAGGTTATGGAGATGCGTGTGTAGCTGCAATTGGAATTGAAGTTAGAATAACCTCATTGGGGTTCATGGCAATAACAGGATTTACAAAGGGATTTCAGTCATTTGTTGGTTTTAGTTTTGGTGCAAAGGCGTTTGATAGAGTTAGATCATCTAAAAATATAGCACTCATTTGGACTACAGCATTTTGTGTTATTTGTAGTGTTTTAATGATTATATTTGCAAAACCTCTTGTTGCAATATTTAACAATGATGCACAAGTTGTATCTATTGGAGTAAAGGCACTTGTATATTATTCAGTTACATTTATGGGAATGGGCTTTATAATGGTATATACTTTGTTATTCTTGGCTACAAATCAAGCAAAATACGGTGGAATTGTTTCTCTTGCAAGGCAGGGAGTAATTTTAATACCAGGATTATTTATACTAAATGCTATATTTGGAATGCAAGGTATTCTTTTAGCACAACCATTAGCTGATGGTTTAACAGTACTGCTTATTTTATTATTAGCTTATAAATCATCAAAAAAATTAAATCAAGTAGCAGCAAATGCTTAA
- a CDS encoding ABC transporter permease subunit (The N-terminal region of this protein, as described by TIGR01726, is a three transmembrane segment that identifies a subfamily of ABC transporter permease subunits, which specificities that include histidine, arginine, glutamine, glutamate, L-cystine (sic), the opines (in Agrobacterium) octopine and nopaline, etc.): MNFDSNTLRILGILKDSFLPLLKAGLEFTVPLTLISFALGLVLALLTALARISNITPLKLLARFYVSIIRGTPLLVQLFIIFFGLPTVGITINPLTAAIIGFTLSVGAYNSEVIRAAILSIPKGQWEAGFSIGMTYSQALRRVILPQAARVSIPPLANSFISLVKDTSLAATITVAEMFQVAQRITATTYEPLFLYIEAAFIYYIFCTILTTVQNKLENRLSRYTTR; the protein is encoded by the coding sequence ATGAATTTTGACAGCAATACATTAAGAATATTAGGTATTTTAAAGGACTCATTTTTACCATTATTAAAAGCGGGACTAGAATTTACAGTCCCCCTTACTCTTATTTCCTTTGCTTTAGGCTTAGTTCTTGCCCTATTAACTGCTCTAGCAAGAATATCAAACATTACGCCTTTAAAGCTTTTAGCTAGATTTTATGTATCAATTATAAGAGGTACACCTCTTCTTGTGCAGTTATTTATAATTTTCTTCGGACTTCCTACAGTTGGAATAACTATAAATCCACTAACTGCTGCAATAATAGGCTTCACCTTGAGTGTAGGTGCTTACAATTCTGAAGTTATTAGAGCTGCAATTTTATCTATTCCTAAAGGTCAGTGGGAAGCTGGTTTTTCCATAGGAATGACTTACTCACAAGCACTTAGACGCGTTATTCTACCACAGGCTGCAAGAGTTTCAATTCCACCTTTAGCTAATTCTTTTATAAGTCTTGTTAAAGATACCTCCCTTGCTGCTACTATAACTGTTGCAGAAATGTTTCAAGTTGCCCAAAGAATAACTGCAACTACCTACGAACCTCTTTTTCTATATATTGAGGCAGCTTTTATCTACTATATCTTCTGCACCATACTTACAACAGTTCAAAATAAGCTAGAAAATAGACTTTCAAGATATACTACAAGATAG
- a CDS encoding amino acid ABC transporter substrate-binding protein, whose amino-acid sequence MKRRNIFTGTLLALTLIVGITGCSSSTSKTAKNSLEKIKSEGKLRIGTEGTYAPFTFHDSKGDLTGFDVDIAKEVSKRIGVKPEFVETKWDGMFAGLDANRFDVVINEVAIKPDRKVKYDFSTPYITSRATLIVRKDDNTIKSFADLKGKKSAQSLTSNLANIAKSNGAEIVQVDGFNASVDLLTSNRVDATINDSLSYLDLKKQKPNAPIKAVASYNDASQSAAMFKKGNPELVAAVNTALKDMKSDGTYLKISKKWFGTDVSK is encoded by the coding sequence ATGAAAAGAAGAAATATATTCACAGGCACTCTATTAGCCTTAACCCTAATCGTAGGTATAACTGGTTGTTCCAGTAGTACCAGCAAAACTGCTAAAAACTCTCTTGAAAAAATAAAATCTGAAGGCAAACTTCGTATCGGTACTGAGGGTACTTATGCCCCTTTTACCTTCCATGATAGTAAAGGTGATTTAACAGGCTTTGATGTTGATATTGCTAAGGAAGTATCAAAACGTATAGGCGTAAAACCAGAATTTGTTGAAACAAAGTGGGACGGAATGTTTGCTGGACTTGATGCTAATAGATTTGATGTTGTTATAAATGAAGTTGCAATAAAACCAGATAGAAAAGTAAAATATGATTTTTCAACACCATACATTACATCAAGGGCTACACTTATAGTAAGAAAAGATGATAATACAATTAAATCCTTTGCTGATTTAAAGGGTAAGAAATCTGCCCAATCTTTAACAAGTAACCTTGCTAATATAGCAAAAAGTAATGGAGCTGAAATTGTTCAGGTTGATGGCTTTAACGCCTCTGTTGATCTTTTAACTTCAAATAGAGTTGATGCTACAATTAATGACAGTCTTTCTTATTTAGATTTGAAAAAGCAAAAACCAAATGCTCCTATAAAAGCTGTAGCAAGTTACAATGATGCTTCTCAAAGTGCAGCTATGTTCAAAAAGGGTAATCCTGAACTTGTAGCAGCCGTAAATACGGCATTAAAAGATATGAAATCCGATGGAACATATCTTAAGATATCAAAAAAATGGTTTGGTACTGATGTATCAAAATAG
- a CDS encoding amino acid ABC transporter ATP-binding protein, which translates to MITISNLHKSFGKAEILKGIDLKVNKGETTVIIGPSGSGKTTLLRCINLLEKPNIGSIDIDDLKLEFGTNKNVYTNDIIKLRKKTGMVFQGFYLFPHMTVLQNIMEGQLTVLKRSKNVARDRGITLLDKVGLAEKKDQYPHELSGGQQQRVAIARAMAMDPEVLLFDEPTSALDPELEAEVLKVMKELSNEGMTMIVVTHKMSFARDAAHKVVFMDNGLIIDSGSPEHIFKTSTNPRLNQFLNIVNN; encoded by the coding sequence ATGATAACTATAAGTAACTTACACAAAAGTTTTGGAAAAGCAGAAATCTTAAAAGGTATTGATCTCAAGGTTAATAAAGGAGAGACTACTGTTATTATTGGTCCTTCCGGCTCAGGAAAAACTACACTTTTGAGATGTATAAACCTTTTAGAAAAACCTAATATAGGTTCTATAGATATTGATGATTTAAAATTAGAATTTGGTACAAACAAAAATGTTTATACCAATGACATAATAAAATTGAGAAAAAAAACTGGCATGGTATTTCAAGGTTTTTACCTTTTTCCTCACATGACTGTACTCCAAAACATAATGGAGGGTCAGTTAACAGTTTTGAAACGTTCAAAGAATGTTGCAAGAGATCGTGGAATAACCCTTCTCGATAAGGTAGGACTTGCAGAAAAAAAAGATCAATATCCACATGAACTTTCAGGTGGTCAACAGCAAAGAGTTGCTATAGCTCGTGCCATGGCAATGGATCCTGAAGTTTTACTTTTTGATGAACCAACTTCTGCATTAGATCCAGAATTAGAAGCTGAGGTACTAAAAGTAATGAAAGAACTTTCAAATGAAGGAATGACAATGATTGTAGTAACTCATAAAATGAGCTTTGCTAGAGATGCAGCTCATAAGGTTGTATTTATGGACAATGGACTAATTATTGATTCTGGCAGTCCAGAACACATTTTCAAAACTTCTACTAATCCACGATTAAATCAATTTTTAAATATAGTAAACAACTAA
- a CDS encoding NRAMP family divalent metal transporter, with amino-acid sequence MKKKNKLLFILGIIGPGLITVNAGNDAGGIATYATVGASYSYKMLWGLLLITFSLAVIQEMNARMAVVTGKGLSDLIRENYGVKWSLFAMLILFIANFGVCVGDFAGIAASLELFGISKYITVPIMAFLVWLVITKGSYAKTEKVFLAFTFVFFTYIITCIKVHPDWHTVIKTTVTPSISFSNGYILTFIGMIGTTITPYMQFYLQSAVVDKGLSIKEYKYEKLDVYLGAVWGNLVAFFIIVCTAVTLYKYGIKINSAQEAAMALKPLAGNYATILFAAGLFGASVLATMIIPLSTTYAICETFGLERGLDNSFKEAKTFYGIFTFMILFSSALVLVPKLSLVGIMLVTQQIAGILCPVILIFMVLLINNKDIMGKYINNKLQNIIVYITVVFIIVLSVILFVSPIINKLI; translated from the coding sequence ATGAAAAAGAAAAACAAGCTATTGTTTATACTAGGCATTATTGGTCCAGGTTTAATAACAGTAAATGCTGGCAATGATGCAGGTGGTATAGCTACTTATGCAACGGTAGGAGCTTCATATAGTTATAAGATGCTGTGGGGACTTTTGTTAATTACATTTAGTCTAGCTGTAATTCAAGAAATGAATGCAAGAATGGCAGTAGTTACAGGAAAAGGCTTATCAGATTTAATAAGAGAAAATTATGGAGTTAAGTGGTCTTTGTTTGCAATGCTCATATTATTTATAGCTAATTTTGGTGTGTGCGTAGGAGATTTTGCTGGAATAGCTGCAAGCTTAGAGTTATTTGGGATTAGTAAATATATAACAGTACCTATTATGGCATTTTTAGTATGGCTTGTTATTACAAAAGGGTCATATGCTAAAACGGAAAAAGTTTTTTTAGCATTCACCTTTGTATTTTTTACTTATATCATAACTTGTATAAAAGTTCATCCAGACTGGCATACAGTTATTAAAACTACAGTTACACCAAGCATAAGCTTTTCAAATGGATATATTTTAACGTTCATAGGAATGATAGGTACAACTATAACACCATATATGCAGTTTTATCTTCAGTCAGCAGTGGTGGACAAGGGCTTGAGTATAAAGGAATATAAATATGAAAAACTAGATGTATACTTAGGAGCCGTGTGGGGAAATTTAGTAGCATTTTTTATAATTGTTTGTACAGCAGTAACGCTTTATAAATACGGAATTAAAATAAATAGTGCACAAGAGGCAGCTATGGCATTAAAGCCTCTAGCAGGAAACTATGCTACAATACTTTTTGCAGCAGGACTATTTGGAGCATCGGTTTTAGCTACAATGATAATACCACTATCAACAACATATGCTATTTGTGAAACCTTTGGACTGGAAAGAGGACTTGATAACTCATTTAAAGAGGCTAAAACTTTTTATGGAATTTTTACTTTTATGATTTTATTTAGTTCGGCATTAGTACTTGTTCCAAAGCTTTCCTTAGTAGGTATTATGCTTGTTACTCAGCAAATTGCAGGTATACTTTGTCCAGTAATTCTTATATTTATGGTGCTTTTAATAAATAATAAGGATATTATGGGGAAATATATTAATAACAAATTGCAAAATATAATAGTATACATAACAGTAGTTTTTATAATAGTATTATCAGTAATATTATTTGTATCACCAATAATAAATAAACTAATTTAA
- a CDS encoding 4Fe-4S dicluster domain-containing protein produces the protein MNNYPIITKKKIKSNNEVKRIQKENKKKYGRRMLFGYPKASIPKIVIENGCIDMVGNKSQSEIQAVEANKLLEAIEKNELTGMSGNGFATYKKIKVAIAAPGENKVIIVNGAECDPGLTHDAWLIRNRLNDIIFGSKLLAEMLHTSKVFLAAKLLKNEVIEGINVKNLPNRYPTGAEKVLIKEVLDMEVDKNEIPVKKGILVINVQTVIMIAEIAKGEFLKGSRYITVADYETGEAKVARVNYDMDVKEVLEKVFGNRKGKAIFTGGGIMAAHKAQENEKVTPLTNFIGYSKEVTYNNESKCKKCRGCTKNCPMGIQVHKVIGDQEKNIKTNMKSYGVEDCINCGSCTFLCMAGKNTMEIVNMNSK, from the coding sequence ATGAATAATTATCCAATTATAACAAAGAAAAAAATTAAAAGTAATAACGAAGTCAAAAGAATTCAAAAAGAGAACAAAAAGAAGTATGGAAGAAGAATGTTATTTGGATATCCTAAAGCAAGTATACCTAAAATAGTTATAGAAAATGGTTGTATTGATATGGTAGGAAATAAAAGTCAGTCTGAAATTCAGGCTGTTGAAGCAAATAAGCTTTTAGAGGCTATTGAGAAAAATGAACTTACAGGAATGAGTGGAAATGGTTTTGCAACTTATAAAAAAATTAAAGTAGCAATTGCAGCACCTGGTGAAAATAAAGTAATTATTGTAAATGGTGCTGAATGCGATCCTGGTTTAACTCATGATGCATGGCTTATTAGGAATAGATTAAATGATATTATTTTTGGAAGTAAATTATTAGCAGAAATGCTTCATACATCAAAAGTTTTTTTAGCCGCAAAATTGTTAAAGAATGAAGTTATTGAGGGTATAAATGTTAAAAATCTTCCTAATCGTTACCCAACAGGTGCAGAAAAAGTATTAATAAAAGAAGTACTTGATATGGAAGTGGATAAAAATGAAATTCCAGTAAAGAAAGGAATTTTAGTTATAAATGTTCAAACTGTAATCATGATCGCTGAAATAGCAAAAGGTGAGTTTTTAAAGGGAAGTAGATATATTACAGTTGCTGATTATGAAACAGGAGAAGCTAAGGTTGCAAGAGTTAATTATGATATGGATGTAAAGGAAGTATTAGAGAAAGTTTTTGGTAATAGAAAAGGTAAAGCAATATTTACAGGCGGAGGTATTATGGCGGCTCATAAAGCCCAAGAAAATGAAAAAGTTACTCCACTAACCAATTTTATTGGCTATTCAAAGGAAGTAACTTATAATAATGAGTCTAAATGTAAAAAGTGTAGAGGATGTACTAAAAACTGCCCTATGGGAATTCAAGTTCATAAGGTAATAGGAGATCAAGAAAAAAATATAAAAACTAATATGAAGAGTTATGGAGTAGAGGATTGCATAAATTGTGGTTCATGTACATTTTTATGTATGGCTGGAAAAAACACAATGGAAATTGTAAATATGAATTCTAAATAG
- a CDS encoding bifunctional 4-hydroxy-2-oxoglutarate aldolase/2-dehydro-3-deoxy-phosphogluconate aldolase, giving the protein MKRLETIRKMAECGLVAVIRAESKEEGVKVIDAVIKGGIKAIEITMTVPGAIDIIKELSEQYKEQDVIIGAGTVLDPETARACILANAKFIVSPNLNAETVKLCNRYRIPTMPGIMTVKEAIEALELGVEIIKVFPGNVSGPSIISSFKGPLPQASFMPSGGVSLDNVKDWIKAGAVAVSTGGSLTKGAKTGDFKAVTETAAKFVEEVNKARGLA; this is encoded by the coding sequence ATGAAAAGATTAGAAACAATAAGAAAGATGGCAGAATGTGGATTAGTGGCAGTAATCAGAGCTGAATCTAAAGAAGAAGGCGTTAAGGTTATTGATGCAGTTATAAAGGGCGGTATCAAAGCTATTGAAATAACAATGACAGTACCAGGAGCTATTGATATTATTAAAGAATTATCTGAACAATATAAAGAGCAAGACGTAATTATAGGAGCAGGCACTGTACTTGATCCAGAAACAGCAAGAGCTTGTATATTAGCAAATGCAAAGTTCATTGTAAGTCCAAACTTAAATGCAGAAACAGTTAAACTTTGCAATAGATACAGAATACCAACTATGCCAGGAATAATGACTGTTAAAGAAGCTATTGAAGCTTTAGAATTAGGAGTAGAAATAATTAAAGTATTCCCAGGAAATGTTTCAGGACCATCTATAATAAGCTCATTTAAAGGACCTCTTCCACAAGCTAGCTTTATGCCAAGTGGTGGAGTAAGTTTAGATAACGTTAAAGATTGGATAAAAGCTGGAGCAGTAGCAGTAAGTACTGGAGGAAGCTTAACAAAAGGAGCAAAAACTGGAGATTTTAAAGCAGTAACAGAAACAGCAGCTAAATTTGTTGAAGAAGTTAATAAGGCTAGAGGTCTTGCTTAA
- a CDS encoding MarR family winged helix-turn-helix transcriptional regulator, whose translation MKDNEALIQQIERIIHKYTQMEKRRRFYGTNISLTYAEIHTIDTIGSNDGINITQLALLKGITKGAVSQMIYKLIDKGLVIKEASPKSDVEVVLKLTESGKKAYNAHLEFHRKKNEVMCDRLLNDMTEESYIKLKRGMESFERMLDRLSELDKDNN comes from the coding sequence ATGAAGGATAATGAGGCACTTATACAGCAAATAGAGAGAATTATACACAAGTACACGCAGATGGAAAAAAGAAGACGCTTTTATGGAACTAATATTAGTTTGACATATGCAGAAATTCATACAATAGATACTATTGGATCTAATGATGGAATTAATATTACGCAGTTAGCTCTATTAAAAGGTATAACTAAAGGCGCAGTTTCTCAAATGATTTACAAACTCATAGATAAGGGGCTTGTTATAAAAGAGGCATCACCTAAATCTGATGTGGAAGTAGTTTTGAAGCTTACGGAAAGTGGTAAAAAAGCATATAATGCGCATTTGGAGTTTCATAGAAAGAAAAATGAAGTTATGTGTGATAGGCTACTAAATGATATGACTGAGGAAAGTTATATAAAACTTAAAAGGGGTATGGAATCCTTTGAAAGAATGTTAGATAGACTAAGTGAACTAGATAAAGATAATAATTAA
- a CDS encoding TetR/AcrR family transcriptional regulator — translation MRNKILWAAKELFKEKGYKKTTIRQIVDKSGVLIGSIYYFFKNKEEIFETIVLELFDKSDSIVNESFDIETPALKYAIMCAIELKAVEMHELICEFYYEAYSSDLILNKVVRRAAKRSEKLFKEYNKKYTFEDYYIRTLMVKGSVRSVIVSRYLDKNVDFDKIINTFLRISLQAFNVDKNEIERVISCIGKMQNNILEMVDRIGNETFSV, via the coding sequence GTGAGAAATAAGATACTGTGGGCAGCCAAGGAACTTTTTAAAGAGAAAGGTTACAAAAAAACCACTATAAGACAAATAGTTGATAAATCAGGGGTTTTAATTGGCAGCATATATTACTTTTTTAAGAATAAAGAAGAAATATTTGAGACTATTGTTTTAGAGTTATTCGATAAAAGTGACAGTATAGTAAATGAAAGCTTTGATATAGAAACTCCTGCATTAAAGTATGCTATTATGTGTGCTATAGAACTTAAAGCAGTTGAAATGCATGAATTGATATGTGAATTTTATTATGAAGCATATAGTTCGGATTTAATATTAAATAAGGTAGTACGTCGTGCGGCTAAGAGGTCAGAGAAATTGTTTAAAGAATATAATAAGAAATATACCTTTGAAGACTATTATATACGTACATTAATGGTAAAGGGGTCAGTGAGAAGTGTTATTGTAAGTCGTTATTTAGATAAGAATGTTGATTTTGATAAAATTATAAATACATTTTTGCGAATAAGTCTTCAAGCGTTTAATGTGGATAAAAATGAAATTGAAAGGGTAATAAGCTGCATAGGTAAAATGCAGAACAATATTCTTGAAATGGTAGATAGAATAGGTAATGAAACATTTTCTGTATAA